A window of the Hypomesus transpacificus isolate Combined female chromosome 8, fHypTra1, whole genome shotgun sequence genome harbors these coding sequences:
- the garem gene encoding GRB2-associated and regulator of MAPK protein 1 isoform X4 gives MASGESNEDTEVYNIRLSTGDELTLMGQAEILYAKTSKEKSRLNTIFKKIGKLNSISKIGRGKMPCLICMNHRTNESISLPFQCKGRFSTCSPLELQMQEGEHTIRNIVEKTRLPVNVIVPNSPPRNQHDLHLIREGHRYKFVNIQTKTVVVCCVLRSNKIIPIHFPLHMSMPKLIIPEGLLQSELWLETMVHRWFTFCQEQFDIDDYSRAVRDVRIDWNEEGKSPKKSSGSSGSGNGSSSSNGCPAHMHVPSSLTYAREELTQSFHRLSVCVYGNNLHGNSEVNLQGCMTLTGDWALLPTDAAPVDTADTEHLFPELWENVGQSGLLRSDVPYEELWLDHMRAQGPRHCLSDGMNSINNAPSATAVLALPASHVGSMFSPEVCVPPPPVPPKSEAVKEECRLLNAPPIPPRTSKQMSTALLVPKLQEVRSPSPTLSYYSSGLHSIGGDEAEVSEQEERSSVCYPCDWVKASPNLESHTVSPVSTPLISSRLSWPNSVCGGDSEVTEEFLPIHCRSYYSYPRKRPPGTPKTCTSSLYDFDGREHTNQTAENFRSCKSYMSEFCTKSSSFNLEMYRDKSVEELNSKQSLSCPVLPPRTLKSNEGSKGTDLVAMADQGTIKETVQCHFSAQHEDSTTESLFPFSAHNPLTASSEYWQPPLNLSGLSIEEVSKCLRFIGLPDDIVSLFAKEKIDGSLLLQLTEEILSEDFKLSKLQVKKLMQFINGWRPKI, from the exons ATGGCTTCAGGGGAAAGCAATGAAGACACTGAGGTGTACAACATTAGATTAAGCACTGGGGATGAACTGACCCTAATGGGCCAGGCTGAAATCCTCTATGCCAAGACATCGAAAGAAAAATCCAGACTTAATACCATCTTCAAGAAGATTGGAAAGCTCAACTCCATAAGTAAAATAGGCAGAGGTAAGATGCCGtgcttgatttgcatgaatCACCGCACCAATGAGAGTATCAGCCTACCCTTTCAGTGCAAAGGTAGATTCAGCACTTGCAGTCCGCTGGAGCTCCAGATGCAGGAGGGAGAACACACTATCCGCAACATTGTCGAGAAGACCCGTTTGCCAGTGAATGTGATAGTGCCCAACAGTCCACCTCGCAACCAGCACGATCTTCATCTCATCCGTGAAGGGCATCGCTACAAATTTGTCAACATTCAGACCAAGACTGTTGTTGTTTGCTGCGTTCTGCGTAGCAACAAGATCATTCCCATCCACTTTCCCCTTCATATGTCCATGCCTAAGCTGATCATCCCAGAGGGTCTGCTCCAGAGTGAATTGTGGTTGGAAACTATGGTGCATCGCTGGTTCACATTCTGTCAGGAACAGTTTGACATTGATGACTATTCCCGTGCTGTGCGGGATGTGCGAATTGATTGGAACGAAGAAGGAAAGAGTcccaagaagagcagtggtagtAGTGGCAGTGGGaatggcagcagcagcagcaatgGGTGCCCTGCTCACATGCATGTGCCTAGCTCTCTAACGTATGCCAGGGAGGAGCTGACCCAGTCCTTTCATAGATTGTCAGTGTGCGTTTATGGCAACAACCTACATGGTAACAGCGAGGTCAACCTACAGGGCTGCATGACACTTACTGGAGACTGGGCGCTTTTACCCACCGATGCCGCGCCAGTGGACACGGCTGACACGGAACATCTCTTCCCAGAGTTGTGGGAGAACGTGGGTCAGTCTGGCCTGCTGCGTTCCGATGTTCCATATGAGGAGCTGTGGTTAGATCACATGAGAGCACAAGGCCCCCGGCACTGTTTGAGTGACGGCATGAACAGCATCAATAATGCACCCAGTGCCACCGCAGTCCTTGCACTCCCAGCTAGTCATGTTGGCTCAATGTTCAGCCCTGAAGTCTGTGTTCCGCCACCCCCAGTCCCACCAAAGTCTGAAGCT GTGAAGGAAGAATGCCGTCTTCTGAATGCCCCTCCCATTCCCCCACGCACCTCCAAACAAATGTCTACAGCACTCCTGGTTCCAAAACTTCAAGAAGTCCGCTCTCCAAGCCCTACTCTCTCCTATTATTCATCAGGACTCCACAGCAT TGGAGGCGATGAGGCTGAAGTCAGCGAGCAAGAAGAGCGAAGCAGTGTGTGTTACCCCTGTGACTGGGTTAAGGCCAGTCCAAATCTGGAAAGCCACACGGTGTCTCCTGTAAGCACACCACTGATATCTTCCAGGCTTTCCTGGCCCAACTCTGTCTGCGGAGGGGATTCTGAAGTCACAGAAGAGTTTTTACCCATCCATTGTCGAAGTTACTACAGCTATCCTCGGAAAAGACCCCCTGGTACTCCTAAAACCTGCACTTCCAGCCTTTATGACTTTGATGGGAGGGAGCACACAAATCAAACTGCAGAGAACTTCAGGTCATGCAAGAGCTATATGAGTGAGTTTTGCACTAAATCCTCCAGTTTCAACCTAGAAATGTACAGAGACAAGTCAGTAGAAGAATTGAATTCAAAACAAAGCCTGTCATGTCCAGTCTTACCACCAAGAACACTGAAATCAAATGAGGGAAGCAAAGGTACAGATTTAGTGGCTATGGCAGACCAAGGTACAATAAAGGAAACTGTTCAGTGTCACTTCAGTGCCCAACACGAAGACTCTACAACAGAGAGCTTGTTTCCCTTCTCTGCCCACAATCCTCTCACTGCCTCAAGTGAATATTGGCAACCTCCCCTCaacctgtctggtctctctatTGAAGAAGTGTCCAAGTGTTTAAGATTCATTGGCCTACCTGATGACATTGTGTCTTTGTTTGCCAAAGAAAAGATTGATGGCAGTCTACTCCTGCAGCTCACTGAGGAGATTTTGTCTGAGGACTTTAAGCTAAGCAAACTTCAAGTGAAGAAACTTATGCAGTTTATCAATGGTTGGAGACCGAAGATATAG
- the garem gene encoding GRB2-associated and regulator of MAPK protein 1 isoform X2, which produces MCSLSIPEVLATLLEGPKMCELVEGLRDNDYLLIHSCRQWTTITAHSLEEGHYVIGPKIEIPVHYEGQFKLLEQDRDVKEPVQYFSSVEEVAKAFPERVYVMEEITFNVKMASGESNEDTEVYNIRLSTGDELTLMGQAEILYAKTSKEKSRLNTIFKKIGKLNSISKIGRGKMPCLICMNHRTNESISLPFQCKGRFSTCSPLELQMQEGEHTIRNIVEKTRLPVNVIVPNSPPRNQHDLHLIREGHRYKFVNIQTKTVVVCCVLRSNKIIPIHFPLHMSMPKLIIPEGLLQSELWLETMVHRWFTFCQEQFDIDDYSRAVRDVRIDWNEEGKSPKKSSGSSGSGNGSSSSNGCPAHMHVPSSLTYAREELTQSFHRLSVCVYGNNLHGNSEVNLQGCMTLTGDWALLPTDAAPVDTADTEHLFPELWENVGQSGLLRSDVPYEELWLDHMRAQGPRHCLSDGMNSINNAPSATAVLALPASHVGSMFSPEVCVPPPPVPPKSEAVKEECRLLNAPPIPPRTSKQMSTALLVPKLQEVRSPSPTLSYYSSGLHSIGGDEAEVSEQEERSSVCYPCDWVKASPNLESHTVSPVSTPLISSRLSWPNSVCGGDSEVTEEFLPIHCRSYYSYPRKRPPGTPKTCTSSLYDFDGREHTNQTAENFRSCKSYMSEFCTKSSSFNLEMYRDKSVEELNSKQSLSCPVLPPRTLKSNEGSKGTDLVAMADQGTIKETVQCHFSAQHEDSTTESLFPFSAHNPLTASSEYWQPPLNLSGLSIEEVSKCLRFIGLPDDIVSLFAKEKIDGSLLLQLTEEILSEDFKLSKLQVKKLMQFINGWRPKI; this is translated from the exons ATGTGTTCCCTCAGTATACCTGAAGTTTTAGCCACACTACTTGAAGGTCCAAAGATGT GTGAGTTGGTTGAAGGCCTGAGAGACAATGACTACCTCCTAATTCATTCCTGTCGACAATGGACAACCATCACCGCACACAGTTTAGAAGAGGGCCATTATGTCATAGGTCCCAAAATTGAGATCCCAGTGCATTATGAAG gtcaattTAAGTTGCTGGAGCAAGACAGAGATGTTAAGGAACCGGTGCAGTACTTCAGTAGTGTGGAAGAAGTTGCCAAAGCATTTCCTGAAAGGGTGTATGTCATGGAGGAAATCACATTTAATGTTAAG ATGGCTTCAGGGGAAAGCAATGAAGACACTGAGGTGTACAACATTAGATTAAGCACTGGGGATGAACTGACCCTAATGGGCCAGGCTGAAATCCTCTATGCCAAGACATCGAAAGAAAAATCCAGACTTAATACCATCTTCAAGAAGATTGGAAAGCTCAACTCCATAAGTAAAATAGGCAGAGGTAAGATGCCGtgcttgatttgcatgaatCACCGCACCAATGAGAGTATCAGCCTACCCTTTCAGTGCAAAGGTAGATTCAGCACTTGCAGTCCGCTGGAGCTCCAGATGCAGGAGGGAGAACACACTATCCGCAACATTGTCGAGAAGACCCGTTTGCCAGTGAATGTGATAGTGCCCAACAGTCCACCTCGCAACCAGCACGATCTTCATCTCATCCGTGAAGGGCATCGCTACAAATTTGTCAACATTCAGACCAAGACTGTTGTTGTTTGCTGCGTTCTGCGTAGCAACAAGATCATTCCCATCCACTTTCCCCTTCATATGTCCATGCCTAAGCTGATCATCCCAGAGGGTCTGCTCCAGAGTGAATTGTGGTTGGAAACTATGGTGCATCGCTGGTTCACATTCTGTCAGGAACAGTTTGACATTGATGACTATTCCCGTGCTGTGCGGGATGTGCGAATTGATTGGAACGAAGAAGGAAAGAGTcccaagaagagcagtggtagtAGTGGCAGTGGGaatggcagcagcagcagcaatgGGTGCCCTGCTCACATGCATGTGCCTAGCTCTCTAACGTATGCCAGGGAGGAGCTGACCCAGTCCTTTCATAGATTGTCAGTGTGCGTTTATGGCAACAACCTACATGGTAACAGCGAGGTCAACCTACAGGGCTGCATGACACTTACTGGAGACTGGGCGCTTTTACCCACCGATGCCGCGCCAGTGGACACGGCTGACACGGAACATCTCTTCCCAGAGTTGTGGGAGAACGTGGGTCAGTCTGGCCTGCTGCGTTCCGATGTTCCATATGAGGAGCTGTGGTTAGATCACATGAGAGCACAAGGCCCCCGGCACTGTTTGAGTGACGGCATGAACAGCATCAATAATGCACCCAGTGCCACCGCAGTCCTTGCACTCCCAGCTAGTCATGTTGGCTCAATGTTCAGCCCTGAAGTCTGTGTTCCGCCACCCCCAGTCCCACCAAAGTCTGAAGCT GTGAAGGAAGAATGCCGTCTTCTGAATGCCCCTCCCATTCCCCCACGCACCTCCAAACAAATGTCTACAGCACTCCTGGTTCCAAAACTTCAAGAAGTCCGCTCTCCAAGCCCTACTCTCTCCTATTATTCATCAGGACTCCACAGCAT TGGAGGCGATGAGGCTGAAGTCAGCGAGCAAGAAGAGCGAAGCAGTGTGTGTTACCCCTGTGACTGGGTTAAGGCCAGTCCAAATCTGGAAAGCCACACGGTGTCTCCTGTAAGCACACCACTGATATCTTCCAGGCTTTCCTGGCCCAACTCTGTCTGCGGAGGGGATTCTGAAGTCACAGAAGAGTTTTTACCCATCCATTGTCGAAGTTACTACAGCTATCCTCGGAAAAGACCCCCTGGTACTCCTAAAACCTGCACTTCCAGCCTTTATGACTTTGATGGGAGGGAGCACACAAATCAAACTGCAGAGAACTTCAGGTCATGCAAGAGCTATATGAGTGAGTTTTGCACTAAATCCTCCAGTTTCAACCTAGAAATGTACAGAGACAAGTCAGTAGAAGAATTGAATTCAAAACAAAGCCTGTCATGTCCAGTCTTACCACCAAGAACACTGAAATCAAATGAGGGAAGCAAAGGTACAGATTTAGTGGCTATGGCAGACCAAGGTACAATAAAGGAAACTGTTCAGTGTCACTTCAGTGCCCAACACGAAGACTCTACAACAGAGAGCTTGTTTCCCTTCTCTGCCCACAATCCTCTCACTGCCTCAAGTGAATATTGGCAACCTCCCCTCaacctgtctggtctctctatTGAAGAAGTGTCCAAGTGTTTAAGATTCATTGGCCTACCTGATGACATTGTGTCTTTGTTTGCCAAAGAAAAGATTGATGGCAGTCTACTCCTGCAGCTCACTGAGGAGATTTTGTCTGAGGACTTTAAGCTAAGCAAACTTCAAGTGAAGAAACTTATGCAGTTTATCAATGGTTGGAGACCGAAGATATAG
- the garem gene encoding GRB2-associated and regulator of MAPK protein 1 isoform X3, translated as MKVNLSCWSKTEMLRNRCSTSVVWKKLPKHFLKGCMSWRKSHLMLRSSKAVRLDGELRRIDLQMASGESNEDTEVYNIRLSTGDELTLMGQAEILYAKTSKEKSRLNTIFKKIGKLNSISKIGRGKMPCLICMNHRTNESISLPFQCKGRFSTCSPLELQMQEGEHTIRNIVEKTRLPVNVIVPNSPPRNQHDLHLIREGHRYKFVNIQTKTVVVCCVLRSNKIIPIHFPLHMSMPKLIIPEGLLQSELWLETMVHRWFTFCQEQFDIDDYSRAVRDVRIDWNEEGKSPKKSSGSSGSGNGSSSSNGCPAHMHVPSSLTYAREELTQSFHRLSVCVYGNNLHGNSEVNLQGCMTLTGDWALLPTDAAPVDTADTEHLFPELWENVGQSGLLRSDVPYEELWLDHMRAQGPRHCLSDGMNSINNAPSATAVLALPASHVGSMFSPEVCVPPPPVPPKSEAVKEECRLLNAPPIPPRTSKQMSTALLVPKLQEVRSPSPTLSYYSSGLHSIGGDEAEVSEQEERSSVCYPCDWVKASPNLESHTVSPVSTPLISSRLSWPNSVCGGDSEVTEEFLPIHCRSYYSYPRKRPPGTPKTCTSSLYDFDGREHTNQTAENFRSCKSYMSEFCTKSSSFNLEMYRDKSVEELNSKQSLSCPVLPPRTLKSNEGSKGTDLVAMADQGTIKETVQCHFSAQHEDSTTESLFPFSAHNPLTASSEYWQPPLNLSGLSIEEVSKCLRFIGLPDDIVSLFAKEKIDGSLLLQLTEEILSEDFKLSKLQVKKLMQFINGWRPKI; from the exons ATGAAG gtcaattTAAGTTGCTGGAGCAAGACAGAGATGTTAAGGAACCGGTGCAGTACTTCAGTAGTGTGGAAGAAGTTGCCAAAGCATTTCCTGAAAGGGTGTATGTCATGGAGGAAATCACATTTAATGTTAAG ATCCTCTAAAGCTGTCAGATTGGATGGGGAGCTTCGAAGAATTGATCTTCAG ATGGCTTCAGGGGAAAGCAATGAAGACACTGAGGTGTACAACATTAGATTAAGCACTGGGGATGAACTGACCCTAATGGGCCAGGCTGAAATCCTCTATGCCAAGACATCGAAAGAAAAATCCAGACTTAATACCATCTTCAAGAAGATTGGAAAGCTCAACTCCATAAGTAAAATAGGCAGAGGTAAGATGCCGtgcttgatttgcatgaatCACCGCACCAATGAGAGTATCAGCCTACCCTTTCAGTGCAAAGGTAGATTCAGCACTTGCAGTCCGCTGGAGCTCCAGATGCAGGAGGGAGAACACACTATCCGCAACATTGTCGAGAAGACCCGTTTGCCAGTGAATGTGATAGTGCCCAACAGTCCACCTCGCAACCAGCACGATCTTCATCTCATCCGTGAAGGGCATCGCTACAAATTTGTCAACATTCAGACCAAGACTGTTGTTGTTTGCTGCGTTCTGCGTAGCAACAAGATCATTCCCATCCACTTTCCCCTTCATATGTCCATGCCTAAGCTGATCATCCCAGAGGGTCTGCTCCAGAGTGAATTGTGGTTGGAAACTATGGTGCATCGCTGGTTCACATTCTGTCAGGAACAGTTTGACATTGATGACTATTCCCGTGCTGTGCGGGATGTGCGAATTGATTGGAACGAAGAAGGAAAGAGTcccaagaagagcagtggtagtAGTGGCAGTGGGaatggcagcagcagcagcaatgGGTGCCCTGCTCACATGCATGTGCCTAGCTCTCTAACGTATGCCAGGGAGGAGCTGACCCAGTCCTTTCATAGATTGTCAGTGTGCGTTTATGGCAACAACCTACATGGTAACAGCGAGGTCAACCTACAGGGCTGCATGACACTTACTGGAGACTGGGCGCTTTTACCCACCGATGCCGCGCCAGTGGACACGGCTGACACGGAACATCTCTTCCCAGAGTTGTGGGAGAACGTGGGTCAGTCTGGCCTGCTGCGTTCCGATGTTCCATATGAGGAGCTGTGGTTAGATCACATGAGAGCACAAGGCCCCCGGCACTGTTTGAGTGACGGCATGAACAGCATCAATAATGCACCCAGTGCCACCGCAGTCCTTGCACTCCCAGCTAGTCATGTTGGCTCAATGTTCAGCCCTGAAGTCTGTGTTCCGCCACCCCCAGTCCCACCAAAGTCTGAAGCT GTGAAGGAAGAATGCCGTCTTCTGAATGCCCCTCCCATTCCCCCACGCACCTCCAAACAAATGTCTACAGCACTCCTGGTTCCAAAACTTCAAGAAGTCCGCTCTCCAAGCCCTACTCTCTCCTATTATTCATCAGGACTCCACAGCAT TGGAGGCGATGAGGCTGAAGTCAGCGAGCAAGAAGAGCGAAGCAGTGTGTGTTACCCCTGTGACTGGGTTAAGGCCAGTCCAAATCTGGAAAGCCACACGGTGTCTCCTGTAAGCACACCACTGATATCTTCCAGGCTTTCCTGGCCCAACTCTGTCTGCGGAGGGGATTCTGAAGTCACAGAAGAGTTTTTACCCATCCATTGTCGAAGTTACTACAGCTATCCTCGGAAAAGACCCCCTGGTACTCCTAAAACCTGCACTTCCAGCCTTTATGACTTTGATGGGAGGGAGCACACAAATCAAACTGCAGAGAACTTCAGGTCATGCAAGAGCTATATGAGTGAGTTTTGCACTAAATCCTCCAGTTTCAACCTAGAAATGTACAGAGACAAGTCAGTAGAAGAATTGAATTCAAAACAAAGCCTGTCATGTCCAGTCTTACCACCAAGAACACTGAAATCAAATGAGGGAAGCAAAGGTACAGATTTAGTGGCTATGGCAGACCAAGGTACAATAAAGGAAACTGTTCAGTGTCACTTCAGTGCCCAACACGAAGACTCTACAACAGAGAGCTTGTTTCCCTTCTCTGCCCACAATCCTCTCACTGCCTCAAGTGAATATTGGCAACCTCCCCTCaacctgtctggtctctctatTGAAGAAGTGTCCAAGTGTTTAAGATTCATTGGCCTACCTGATGACATTGTGTCTTTGTTTGCCAAAGAAAAGATTGATGGCAGTCTACTCCTGCAGCTCACTGAGGAGATTTTGTCTGAGGACTTTAAGCTAAGCAAACTTCAAGTGAAGAAACTTATGCAGTTTATCAATGGTTGGAGACCGAAGATATAG
- the garem gene encoding GRB2-associated and regulator of MAPK protein 1 isoform X1, which produces MDLGSMLFNNLKDVTWSTTSLPLDRLVSVYRLPQIVKLDSGELVEGLRDNDYLLIHSCRQWTTITAHSLEEGHYVIGPKIEIPVHYEGQFKLLEQDRDVKEPVQYFSSVEEVAKAFPERVYVMEEITFNVKMASGESNEDTEVYNIRLSTGDELTLMGQAEILYAKTSKEKSRLNTIFKKIGKLNSISKIGRGKMPCLICMNHRTNESISLPFQCKGRFSTCSPLELQMQEGEHTIRNIVEKTRLPVNVIVPNSPPRNQHDLHLIREGHRYKFVNIQTKTVVVCCVLRSNKIIPIHFPLHMSMPKLIIPEGLLQSELWLETMVHRWFTFCQEQFDIDDYSRAVRDVRIDWNEEGKSPKKSSGSSGSGNGSSSSNGCPAHMHVPSSLTYAREELTQSFHRLSVCVYGNNLHGNSEVNLQGCMTLTGDWALLPTDAAPVDTADTEHLFPELWENVGQSGLLRSDVPYEELWLDHMRAQGPRHCLSDGMNSINNAPSATAVLALPASHVGSMFSPEVCVPPPPVPPKSEAVKEECRLLNAPPIPPRTSKQMSTALLVPKLQEVRSPSPTLSYYSSGLHSIGGDEAEVSEQEERSSVCYPCDWVKASPNLESHTVSPVSTPLISSRLSWPNSVCGGDSEVTEEFLPIHCRSYYSYPRKRPPGTPKTCTSSLYDFDGREHTNQTAENFRSCKSYMSEFCTKSSSFNLEMYRDKSVEELNSKQSLSCPVLPPRTLKSNEGSKGTDLVAMADQGTIKETVQCHFSAQHEDSTTESLFPFSAHNPLTASSEYWQPPLNLSGLSIEEVSKCLRFIGLPDDIVSLFAKEKIDGSLLLQLTEEILSEDFKLSKLQVKKLMQFINGWRPKI; this is translated from the exons ATGGACCTTGGATCAATGTTGTTCAACAATTTAAAAGATGTAACATGGAGCACGACTTCTTTACCACTAGATAGACTAGTCAGTGTATATAGACTGCCGCAAATTGTGAAATTGGACAGCG GTGAGTTGGTTGAAGGCCTGAGAGACAATGACTACCTCCTAATTCATTCCTGTCGACAATGGACAACCATCACCGCACACAGTTTAGAAGAGGGCCATTATGTCATAGGTCCCAAAATTGAGATCCCAGTGCATTATGAAG gtcaattTAAGTTGCTGGAGCAAGACAGAGATGTTAAGGAACCGGTGCAGTACTTCAGTAGTGTGGAAGAAGTTGCCAAAGCATTTCCTGAAAGGGTGTATGTCATGGAGGAAATCACATTTAATGTTAAG ATGGCTTCAGGGGAAAGCAATGAAGACACTGAGGTGTACAACATTAGATTAAGCACTGGGGATGAACTGACCCTAATGGGCCAGGCTGAAATCCTCTATGCCAAGACATCGAAAGAAAAATCCAGACTTAATACCATCTTCAAGAAGATTGGAAAGCTCAACTCCATAAGTAAAATAGGCAGAGGTAAGATGCCGtgcttgatttgcatgaatCACCGCACCAATGAGAGTATCAGCCTACCCTTTCAGTGCAAAGGTAGATTCAGCACTTGCAGTCCGCTGGAGCTCCAGATGCAGGAGGGAGAACACACTATCCGCAACATTGTCGAGAAGACCCGTTTGCCAGTGAATGTGATAGTGCCCAACAGTCCACCTCGCAACCAGCACGATCTTCATCTCATCCGTGAAGGGCATCGCTACAAATTTGTCAACATTCAGACCAAGACTGTTGTTGTTTGCTGCGTTCTGCGTAGCAACAAGATCATTCCCATCCACTTTCCCCTTCATATGTCCATGCCTAAGCTGATCATCCCAGAGGGTCTGCTCCAGAGTGAATTGTGGTTGGAAACTATGGTGCATCGCTGGTTCACATTCTGTCAGGAACAGTTTGACATTGATGACTATTCCCGTGCTGTGCGGGATGTGCGAATTGATTGGAACGAAGAAGGAAAGAGTcccaagaagagcagtggtagtAGTGGCAGTGGGaatggcagcagcagcagcaatgGGTGCCCTGCTCACATGCATGTGCCTAGCTCTCTAACGTATGCCAGGGAGGAGCTGACCCAGTCCTTTCATAGATTGTCAGTGTGCGTTTATGGCAACAACCTACATGGTAACAGCGAGGTCAACCTACAGGGCTGCATGACACTTACTGGAGACTGGGCGCTTTTACCCACCGATGCCGCGCCAGTGGACACGGCTGACACGGAACATCTCTTCCCAGAGTTGTGGGAGAACGTGGGTCAGTCTGGCCTGCTGCGTTCCGATGTTCCATATGAGGAGCTGTGGTTAGATCACATGAGAGCACAAGGCCCCCGGCACTGTTTGAGTGACGGCATGAACAGCATCAATAATGCACCCAGTGCCACCGCAGTCCTTGCACTCCCAGCTAGTCATGTTGGCTCAATGTTCAGCCCTGAAGTCTGTGTTCCGCCACCCCCAGTCCCACCAAAGTCTGAAGCT GTGAAGGAAGAATGCCGTCTTCTGAATGCCCCTCCCATTCCCCCACGCACCTCCAAACAAATGTCTACAGCACTCCTGGTTCCAAAACTTCAAGAAGTCCGCTCTCCAAGCCCTACTCTCTCCTATTATTCATCAGGACTCCACAGCAT TGGAGGCGATGAGGCTGAAGTCAGCGAGCAAGAAGAGCGAAGCAGTGTGTGTTACCCCTGTGACTGGGTTAAGGCCAGTCCAAATCTGGAAAGCCACACGGTGTCTCCTGTAAGCACACCACTGATATCTTCCAGGCTTTCCTGGCCCAACTCTGTCTGCGGAGGGGATTCTGAAGTCACAGAAGAGTTTTTACCCATCCATTGTCGAAGTTACTACAGCTATCCTCGGAAAAGACCCCCTGGTACTCCTAAAACCTGCACTTCCAGCCTTTATGACTTTGATGGGAGGGAGCACACAAATCAAACTGCAGAGAACTTCAGGTCATGCAAGAGCTATATGAGTGAGTTTTGCACTAAATCCTCCAGTTTCAACCTAGAAATGTACAGAGACAAGTCAGTAGAAGAATTGAATTCAAAACAAAGCCTGTCATGTCCAGTCTTACCACCAAGAACACTGAAATCAAATGAGGGAAGCAAAGGTACAGATTTAGTGGCTATGGCAGACCAAGGTACAATAAAGGAAACTGTTCAGTGTCACTTCAGTGCCCAACACGAAGACTCTACAACAGAGAGCTTGTTTCCCTTCTCTGCCCACAATCCTCTCACTGCCTCAAGTGAATATTGGCAACCTCCCCTCaacctgtctggtctctctatTGAAGAAGTGTCCAAGTGTTTAAGATTCATTGGCCTACCTGATGACATTGTGTCTTTGTTTGCCAAAGAAAAGATTGATGGCAGTCTACTCCTGCAGCTCACTGAGGAGATTTTGTCTGAGGACTTTAAGCTAAGCAAACTTCAAGTGAAGAAACTTATGCAGTTTATCAATGGTTGGAGACCGAAGATATAG